The genome window TTGTCGGCCGTGCCCACAGGCACTGTCGACTTGTCCACGATCAGCTTGCGCGACGTCATGTGCCGCGCGATGTTCAGCGCGGCGGCCAGCACGTACTTCAGATCGGCGGAGCCGTCTTCGCCGGGCGGCGTGCCCACGGCGATGAATTGCACGTCGCCAAAGGCCACGCTTTGCGCCACATCGTCCGTGAAATGCAGGCGGCCCGCCTGCACGTTGCGGCGGACCAGATCTTCCAGGCCGGGCTCATAGATGGGGATGCCGCCTTGGCGCAACAGGGCGATTTTCGCCGCGTCCACGTCCAGGCACATGACATCGTTACCCATGTCGGCCAGGCACGCACCCGACACCAACCCAACGTAACCGGTACCCACGACCGTGATTTTCATGCCTGCACGCCTTCAAAAATGGGGAATCTTTTGCGCCTGGTCTCTGGAACCAGGCGCCGGCCGCCATTATAGAAGCGGCCGGGGACTAGGGCCGCAGCTTGCTGAAACGGACCGTATTTACCACCACCGCCAGGGCGGCGCAAAACGTCCCCAGCACCAGCGCCAGCCCCGGGCCATGCGCAACGCTGACGCTGAAGGCGATGGCCACCAGCGCCGTGCCAAAGCTCTGACCGAACACCCGGGTCGTGGCTTGCAAGCCGCCTGCGGCGCCACTGCGTGAGCGGGGCGCCGCCGACAGCATGGCGCGGTTATTCGGGGTTTGAAAGAAGCCAAAACCCACGCCCGCCACGAACATGCCCACCACGATGACCCCATTGGACGCCGTGGTGGGCAAGAGCGCCAACCACAACATGCCCGCCACCATGCCAGCCGCCCCCACGCCACTGAGGGTGGCGGCGGAATAACGGTCGGACAGGCGTCCGGCGAGCGGAGCGATGAGGGCCGTCCCCACGGGCCAGGCGCCCATCAGCAAGCCGACCTCAAGGTAGGGCCGGCCCAGCACCTGCTGAAAGTAGAAAGGCAGCGACACATACGACGCCATCTGCGCGGCAAAGGTGCAGGCTGATGCGCCCACGGCAAACGCCAGCGGGCGGATGCGAAGCAAGTCGACCGGTACCAAGGGAGCCGGCTGCTTGCTGGCCCGGCGCACCAGCGCCACGCCGACCACCGCTGCAATCGCCACCAGACCGATGCCGCGCAGCAGATCCTCGCCCATCATGTCCACGCCAGAAATGAACACGCCCAGCGTAATCATGCACAGCAGGGCGCTGAACCAATCCAGCTTGACGTCATTGCGCGGCACTTCGGGCAGATGACGCAGCCCGAACATGGCCAGAATGCAGATCGGCAAGTTGACCGCGAAGATCCACGGCCACGGCGCCACTTCCAGAATGGCGGACCCGATAGTGGGGCCCAGGACCGACATCACGGCCACCGTGGTGGCGTTGATACTGATCCCGCGTCCCAGCATTTTCAGGGGATAGATGTTGCGCACCAGACCGCCGAACATACACATCAGGGTCGCGGCGCCCACGCCCTGGAACACGCGCGCTGCCGTCAACTGCCACAGCGTGCCAGCCAGCGCGCACCCCAGAGAAGCCAGGGTGAATAGCACGAGGCCAAACGTGAACATGCGGCGAAAGCCGATACGCTCGGCCAGCGCCGACAAGGGCAGCAGCATCATCACCACCGCCAGGTTGTAGGCGTTGACGACCCATACCGCCTGGGCAGGTGTTGCGTTCAGATCAACGGCAATCGTGGGCAGCGCCACGTTGGCGATGGTGGTGTCCAGCACAGACAGGCTGATGCCTATCA of Achromobacter seleniivolatilans contains these proteins:
- a CDS encoding MFS transporter; this encodes MTPENDPAKGGGAKCVPPDGLPTPRRYWAAATVMIGISLSVLDTTIANVALPTIAVDLNATPAQAVWVVNAYNLAVVMMLLPLSALAERIGFRRMFTFGLVLFTLASLGCALAGTLWQLTAARVFQGVGAATLMCMFGGLVRNIYPLKMLGRGISINATTVAVMSVLGPTIGSAILEVAPWPWIFAVNLPICILAMFGLRHLPEVPRNDVKLDWFSALLCMITLGVFISGVDMMGEDLLRGIGLVAIAAVVGVALVRRASKQPAPLVPVDLLRIRPLAFAVGASACTFAAQMASYVSLPFYFQQVLGRPYLEVGLLMGAWPVGTALIAPLAGRLSDRYSAATLSGVGAAGMVAGMLWLALLPTTASNGVIVVGMFVAGVGFGFFQTPNNRAMLSAAPRSRSGAAGGLQATTRVFGQSFGTALVAIAFSVSVAHGPGLALVLGTFCAALAVVVNTVRFSKLRP